One stretch of Hymenobacter chitinivorans DSM 11115 DNA includes these proteins:
- the hisA gene encoding 1-(5-phosphoribosyl)-5-[(5-phosphoribosylamino)methylideneamino]imidazole-4-carboxamide isomerase, which translates to MEIIPAIDLIGGQCVRLTEGDFAQQTTYDADPLAVAQRFEAAGVKRLHLVDLDGARARQPVNLPVLERIARHTSLVIDFGGGLQSEEAVRSAFAAGAAQITAGSIAVREPATVQQWLQEFGAERILLGADFRDNHISINAWAEQSERTVAEFIQDYLNAGATTFVCTDVSKDGKLQGPSVATYRELRQQLPAARLVASGGVTTLADVEVLAEVGMHGAIIGKAIYEGTITLQQLQKFL; encoded by the coding sequence ATGGAAATAATACCCGCAATTGACCTCATCGGCGGCCAGTGCGTGCGCCTGACCGAGGGCGACTTTGCCCAGCAAACCACCTACGATGCCGACCCGCTGGCCGTGGCCCAGCGCTTCGAAGCCGCCGGGGTCAAGCGCCTGCACCTGGTCGACCTAGACGGGGCCCGGGCCCGGCAGCCCGTCAACCTGCCCGTGCTGGAGCGCATTGCCCGGCACACGAGCCTGGTCATTGACTTTGGGGGCGGCTTGCAAAGCGAAGAGGCGGTGCGCTCGGCCTTCGCCGCCGGGGCCGCCCAGATTACGGCCGGCAGCATTGCCGTGCGCGAGCCGGCTACGGTGCAGCAGTGGCTGCAGGAGTTCGGAGCCGAGCGGATTCTGCTCGGGGCCGACTTTCGCGACAATCACATTTCCATCAATGCCTGGGCCGAGCAGTCGGAGCGGACGGTGGCCGAGTTTATCCAGGACTACCTGAACGCCGGGGCCACGACCTTCGTGTGTACCGATGTCAGTAAGGACGGCAAGCTGCAGGGACCCTCGGTGGCTACTTACCGGGAACTACGCCAGCAGCTGCCCGCCGCCCGGCTGGTGGCCAGTGGGGGCGTCACGACGCTGGCTGATGTGGAAGTGCTGGCTGAGGTCGGCATGCACGGGGCCATTATCGGCAAGGCCATTTACGAAGGCACCATTACCCTGCAGCAGCTGCAGAAGTTTCTCTAG
- the hisF gene encoding imidazole glycerol phosphate synthase subunit HisF, which yields MLTKRIIPCLDVKDGRTVKGVRFEGLRDAGDPVALAARYALEGADELVFLDITATNQKRTTLIHLVRDVARELDIPFTVGGGIGTVADVEALLLNGADKVSINSAALHRPELIDELARRFGSQCIVVAADARYTAEAGWQIYTRAGTQNTERDAVAWCREAADRGAGELLLTSMSNDGTKDGFALDVTGAVARAVSIPVVASGGAGKLEHFTQVFQQAQAHAGLAASIFHFGEIGIRELKEHLQAEGIPMRL from the coding sequence ATGCTGACCAAACGAATTATTCCCTGCCTCGACGTCAAGGATGGGCGCACCGTGAAGGGGGTGCGCTTCGAGGGCCTGCGCGACGCCGGCGACCCGGTGGCCCTGGCCGCCCGCTATGCCCTGGAAGGGGCCGACGAGCTGGTGTTCCTCGATATTACGGCCACCAACCAGAAGCGCACGACGCTTATCCATTTGGTGCGCGACGTGGCCCGGGAGCTGGATATTCCCTTCACCGTGGGTGGGGGCATCGGCACGGTGGCCGACGTGGAGGCTTTGCTACTAAATGGCGCCGACAAGGTCAGCATCAACTCGGCGGCCCTGCACCGGCCCGAGCTGATTGACGAGCTGGCCCGCCGCTTCGGCAGCCAGTGCATCGTGGTGGCCGCCGATGCCCGCTATACCGCCGAGGCCGGCTGGCAGATCTACACCCGGGCCGGGACGCAGAACACCGAGCGGGATGCCGTGGCCTGGTGCCGGGAGGCCGCCGACCGGGGCGCCGGGGAGTTGCTGCTCACATCCATGAGCAACGACGGTACCAAGGACGGCTTTGCCCTGGATGTTACCGGGGCCGTGGCCCGGGCCGTATCGATTCCGGTAGTGGCCTCGGGAGGCGCCGGTAAGCTGGAACACTTCACCCAGGTATTCCAGCAGGCCCAGGCCCACGCCGGCTTAGCGGCCAGCATTTTTCATTTCGGGGAAATTGGCATCCGGGAGCTCAAGGAGCACCTGCAGGCCGAGG
- the hisH gene encoding imidazole glycerol phosphate synthase subunit HisH — protein MEIAVIDYKGGNVQSVLFALERLGVQATLTADPEQIRRADKILFPGEGEAASAMQELRAQGLDQVLPTLRQPFLGICLGMQLLGTHSEENDATMLGILPFEVKRFPASAEVKVPHMGWNNLLRLRSPLFDGLREQDFVYFVHSYYAPVGDYTIAEAEYPAPFSAAVQHQNFYAVQFHTEKSGPVGTRILENFLKL, from the coding sequence ATGGAAATAGCGGTAATAGATTACAAAGGGGGTAACGTGCAGTCGGTCCTGTTTGCCCTGGAGCGCCTGGGCGTGCAGGCCACTCTGACGGCCGACCCCGAGCAGATCCGGCGGGCCGACAAGATTCTGTTTCCCGGCGAAGGCGAAGCCGCTTCGGCCATGCAGGAGCTGCGGGCCCAGGGCCTCGACCAGGTGCTGCCCACGCTGAGGCAGCCCTTTTTGGGAATCTGCCTGGGCATGCAGCTGCTCGGTACCCACAGCGAGGAGAATGACGCTACGATGCTGGGCATTCTGCCTTTTGAAGTAAAGCGCTTCCCGGCTTCGGCCGAGGTCAAGGTGCCCCACATGGGCTGGAACAACCTGCTGCGGCTCCGCTCCCCGCTGTTTGATGGGCTGCGGGAACAGGACTTCGTCTACTTTGTGCACAGCTACTATGCGCCGGTGGGAGACTACACCATTGCCGAGGCCGAATACCCCGCGCCCTTCAGCGCCGCCGTGCAGCACCAGAACTTCTACGCCGTGCAGTTCCATACCGAGAAGAGCGGCCCGGTGGGCACGCGCATCCTCGAAAACTTCCTCAAGCTCTAA
- the hisB gene encoding bifunctional histidinol-phosphatase/imidazoleglycerol-phosphate dehydratase HisB yields the protein MKKVLFIDRDGTILIEPPTDFQVDALTREKFQFVPGAITGLARIARELDYELVLVSNQDGLGTASFPEETFWPAHTMMLDVLRAEGVEFAAEHIDRSFPHDNLPTRKPGIGMLQHYLEPGAYDLKNSFVIGDRLTDVELAQNLGCQAILIRAEADERAALSTTSWEAIYQFLRLPARTAVVQRDTNETKIRIELNLDGAGRPSMHTGLGFFDHMLDQLSKHSGVDMKIEVQGDLHIDEHHTIEDTAIALGEAFHQALGDKRGLARYGFLLPMDDVLAQAAIDFSGRPWIVWEAEFKRERVGDMPCEMFYHFFKSFSDAARCNLNIKCEGQNEHHKIEAIFKAVAKSIKMALVRDAGKMEIPSTKGVL from the coding sequence ATGAAGAAAGTTCTTTTCATTGACCGCGACGGGACCATCCTGATTGAGCCGCCGACGGATTTTCAGGTGGATGCCCTGACTCGGGAGAAATTCCAGTTTGTACCCGGCGCCATTACCGGCCTCGCGCGCATTGCCCGGGAGCTGGATTACGAGCTGGTGCTGGTCAGCAACCAGGATGGGCTGGGCACGGCCAGCTTCCCCGAGGAAACCTTCTGGCCGGCCCACACGATGATGCTCGACGTGCTGCGCGCGGAAGGAGTGGAGTTCGCGGCCGAGCACATCGACCGCAGCTTTCCCCACGACAACCTGCCCACCCGCAAGCCCGGCATCGGCATGCTGCAGCACTACCTGGAGCCCGGCGCCTACGACCTGAAGAACTCCTTCGTCATCGGCGACCGGCTCACCGATGTGGAGCTGGCCCAGAACCTGGGCTGCCAGGCCATTCTGATTCGGGCGGAAGCCGACGAGCGGGCCGCCCTGAGCACCACCAGCTGGGAGGCCATCTATCAGTTTCTGCGCCTGCCCGCCCGCACGGCCGTGGTGCAGCGCGACACGAATGAAACCAAGATCCGCATCGAGCTCAACCTCGACGGCGCCGGCCGCCCCAGTATGCACACGGGCCTGGGCTTTTTCGACCACATGCTCGACCAGCTCAGCAAGCACTCGGGCGTGGATATGAAAATCGAGGTCCAGGGCGACTTGCACATCGACGAGCACCACACCATTGAGGATACGGCCATTGCCCTGGGCGAAGCCTTCCACCAAGCCCTGGGCGACAAGCGCGGCCTGGCCCGCTACGGTTTCCTGCTACCCATGGACGACGTGTTGGCCCAGGCTGCCATCGACTTCTCGGGCCGGCCCTGGATAGTTTGGGAGGCCGAGTTCAAGCGGGAGCGGGTGGGGGATATGCCCTGCGAAATGTTTTACCATTTCTTCAAGAGCTTCTCGGATGCCGCCCGCTGCAACCTCAACATCAAGTGCGAGGGTCAAAACGAACACCATAAGATCGAAGCCATTTTCAAGGCCGTAGCCAAGTCCATCAAGATGGCCCTGGTGCGGGACGCGGGCAAAATGGAAATTCCCAGCACCAAGGGTGTATTGTAG